From a region of the Paenibacillus segetis genome:
- a CDS encoding N-acyl homoserine lactonase family protein, producing the protein MHQKIKIHVLQTGKVKVDEALPFHTNSLNPLGFTGIFRSEDHKIWMPVSVYLIEHPKGLILFDTGWSSSVRNVTKAKKNVIFGEISVADLPTGKAIDEQLLALGYTSKDLDYIILSHLDGDHAGGLQLVKDAKNVLVSREELEASKGWSKTIRYNSKLWEGIKLQPFDFENSGIGPMGRSFDLFNDGSLQLIWTPGHSKGLTSLKVRNECDEYVLLVADTGYARKSWKKLIIPGISINKKHALQSLKWVKEMANQQNCIDALANHDPDVEPHTITL; encoded by the coding sequence ATGCATCAAAAGATTAAAATTCATGTTCTGCAAACTGGAAAAGTCAAAGTTGATGAAGCACTTCCGTTTCATACAAACTCCTTAAATCCATTAGGCTTTACAGGAATTTTCCGTTCTGAGGACCATAAAATTTGGATGCCGGTGTCGGTCTATTTAATCGAGCACCCTAAAGGACTCATTTTGTTCGATACTGGATGGAGCAGTTCTGTTCGAAATGTAACGAAAGCGAAGAAAAATGTCATATTTGGTGAAATTAGTGTAGCTGATTTGCCGACAGGTAAAGCAATCGATGAACAGCTATTAGCGTTAGGGTATACTTCAAAAGATTTAGATTACATCATACTTAGTCACCTAGATGGTGATCATGCCGGTGGGCTGCAACTGGTCAAGGATGCGAAGAATGTTCTAGTCAGTAGAGAAGAGTTGGAAGCCAGCAAAGGCTGGAGTAAAACAATAAGATACAATTCGAAGCTTTGGGAAGGCATTAAATTACAACCTTTTGACTTCGAAAATTCTGGAATTGGACCAATGGGACGTTCTTTTGATTTATTTAATGACGGAAGTCTACAGTTGATATGGACACCAGGTCATAGTAAAGGTCTTACTTCATTAAAGGTAAGAAATGAATGTGACGAATACGTGCTACTTGTCGCTGACACAGGTTATGCAAGAAAATCATGGAAAAAACTAATTATTCCAGGCATTAGCATAAATAAAAAACATGCCCTACAATCTCTCAAATGGGTAAAGGAAATGGCCAATCAGCAAAACTGCATCGATGC